The genomic segment TTTGCCTCGCGCGCCACCTTCGAAAGCTCGGAAGCCGGACGCGACCAGGGCGCCGCCGCGGTCAAGGCCGCGCGAGCCGCCTACGAGGTTGCCGTCAGCAATGTCGACGTCGCCAAGGCGCAGCAGGCCGAAGCGCAGGCCCAGCTCGCCGAGCTCAAGACCACGCTCGCCAAAGCCGAGCGCGACCTCGGCTTCACGGCGGTGCGCGCGCCGGTGAACGGCACGTTCTCGAACCGCCTTGTCAACACCGGCGACTTCGTCGCGGTCGGACAGCGCCTTGGCAACATCGTGCCGCTGGACGACGTCTATATCGACGCGAACTTCAAGGAGACACAGCTCAAGCGCATCCGCCCGGGCCAGCCGGTGACGATCAAGGTCGATGCCTACGGCATGCGCAAGTTCTCCGGCGTCGTCGACAGCATCGCGGCGGGCGCGGGGTCGGTGTTCACGCTGCTGCCGCCCGACAACGCCACCGGCAACTTCACCAAGATCGTGCAGCGCGTGCCGGTCCGCATCCGCGTGCCCAAATCTGTGGCGAAGCAGAACCTGCTCCGCGCCGGCATGTCGGTCTACGCCACCGTCGACACCAACAAGGGCGCCGCCGACGCCGACAGCGCGGTCGACCTCGACGATCCCACCGCGGTCCATCCGCAGTAGGGATGCTATGATGTTCGAGACGAGCGCCGCTTCGCCTTTCACCTCTCCCGGAGGGAGAGGTCGGATCGCATCGGAAGATGCGATCCGGGTGAGGGGTTACGCTCTCTCGTGGAAGCTGCGGCCCCTCACCCGATTTGCTGCGCAAATAGACCTCTCCCCGATGGGAAGAGGTGGAGCGTGCCCTCTCGCGCGAGCTGAGTGAGAAAATGGCCAACGCCACCACCGCTTCACCTGCCATGATGGCGGATCCCGCTTCGGAGCGCATTGCGCCGAAGCGGCTGTTTGCGTTCATCATCATGGTGTTCGGGATGTTCATGTCGATCCTGGACATCCAGATCGTCTCGGCCTCATTGAGCGAAATCCAGGCCGGGCTGTCGGCGAGCTCCAGCGAGGTCTCCTGGGTTCAGACCGCCTATCTGATCGCCGAGGTGATCGCGATCCCGCTGTCGGGATTCCTGTCGCGCGCCTTCGGCACGCGGCTGTTGTTCGCGATCTCGGCGGCCGGCTTCACCTTCGCGAGCCTGCTCTGCGGCTTCGCCACGACGATCGAGGAGATGATCCTCTGGCGCGCGCTGCAGGGCTTTCTCGGCGCCGGCATGATCCCGACCGTGTTCGCTTCGGCCTACACCGTCTTCCCGCGCACGAAATTCCACATCGTCGGTCCCATCATCGGCCTCGTCGCAACCTTGGCTCCGACCATCGGACCGACGGTCGGCGGCTACATCACCGACGCGATGTCGTGGAACTGGCTGTTCTTCATCAACGTCGTGCCCGGCATCGGCATCACAGTGGGCGTGCTGGCGCTGGTCGATTTCGACGAGCCGCATTTCGAGCTGCTCGATCGCTTCGACTGGTGGGGCTTGTTGTTCATGGCCAGCTTCCTCGGCACGCTGGAATATGTGCTGGAAGAGGGCCCGCAATATCAATGGATGCAGGACACGTCGGTCGCGATCTGCGCCTGGATCTGCGCGATCTCGGCCATCGCCTTCTTCTGGCGCGTGTTCACGGCGGCCGAGCCGATCGTCAATCTGCGCACCTTCTCCGACCGCAATTTCGCCGTCGGATGCACGCTGCAATTCTGCATCGGCATCGGTCTCTACGGCCTGACCTACATCTATCCGCGCTATCTCGCCGAAGTGCGCGGCTACAGCGCGCTGATGATCGGCGACACCATGTTCGTCTCCGGCATCAC from the Bradyrhizobium sp. WBAH42 genome contains:
- a CDS encoding DHA2 family efflux MFS transporter permease subunit; the encoded protein is MANATTASPAMMADPASERIAPKRLFAFIIMVFGMFMSILDIQIVSASLSEIQAGLSASSSEVSWVQTAYLIAEVIAIPLSGFLSRAFGTRLLFAISAAGFTFASLLCGFATTIEEMILWRALQGFLGAGMIPTVFASAYTVFPRTKFHIVGPIIGLVATLAPTIGPTVGGYITDAMSWNWLFFINVVPGIGITVGVLALVDFDEPHFELLDRFDWWGLLFMASFLGTLEYVLEEGPQYQWMQDTSVAICAWICAISAIAFFWRVFTAAEPIVNLRTFSDRNFAVGCTLQFCIGIGLYGLTYIYPRYLAEVRGYSALMIGDTMFVSGITMFLVAPLVGRLMAKLDMRYMIAFGLVVFAIGSYQMTWITREYDFYELLVPQILRGIGMMFAMVPTNNVALGTLPPDKVKNASGLFNLMRNLGGALGLAVINTVLNDRTDLHITRLQERVTWGNTTATETLSMFMQKFQGLGDSTLMAMKQLSQLVHRQAVVMSFGDAFFILSLFYLALSFLVVLLKRPPSPFGAGGDGH